The following nucleotide sequence is from Streptomyces pactum.
AGATCATGCCTGCCGGGGCGCCGGGCGGCATGTGCGACCGGGCATCCGGGTCACGGCGGCGGCCACGGGCCCGGGCCGGCCGGCGGACACGGTCCGGATACCCGCCCCGGCCCACCGGATGCCCCTCGCGCCCGGCCGGTGCCCGCCGGGCGCCCCTCCGCACCCGCCCGGGCCGGCCGGATGCCCGCCTCGGTGCCCGCCGGTCGCCCGCCCGGTGCCGGCCGGCGGCGTATGCCGCGGGCGCGGCGTGCGTGATGCCCGTGGTGTGCCCGGTACGGCGCGCGGTGTGCGGCCGGAGCGCGGGGCTCCCGGTGCGCGATGCGGTGCCCGGCGGTGGGCGGGTGCGCGCGGGGTGCGCGGGGTGCGCCTCGCGGGGGGCGCGCGGTGTGCGGGGCGGGCGGTCGCCGGTGTGCGCGGCGCGCGGGTCCGGCCGGGTCCGCCGGCGCGCGCGGAGGGCGGGCCCGGTGCCGCCCGTCGTGTTACGTGGGGCGCCCGCGGACGTGCGAGGATCGACGGACGCACCGGCGGGCCGCCGCGGGTGCCGGCCGGCGGCGGCGGTGTCCGGCGCCGACGAGGACTTTACGGAAGGTGGACCGTGGCAGAGCAGCTCTACGCCACTGTGAAGACCACCCTGGGCGACATCGAGATCCGTCTGCTGCCGGAGTACGCGCCGCGCACGGTGGAGAACTTCGTCGGGCTGGCGCGCGGGGACAAGGAATGGGTCCACCCCGCGACCGGCTGCAGGACCACCGAGAGGCTGTACGACGGTACGGTCTTCCACAGCGTGATCAGCGGTTTCATGATCCAGGGCGGGGACCCGCTGGGCAACGGCATCGGGGACCCCGGCTACAAGTTCCCGGACGAGTTCCACCCGGATCTCGTCTTCGACCGGCCGTACCTGGTGGCGATGGGCAACGCCGGCCCGGACACCAACGGCTCGCAGTTCTTCATCACCGTCGCCCCCACCGGCTGGCTCACCGGCAGGCACACCATCTTCGGTGAGGTGACGGACGCGGCGAGCCGGAGGGTGGTCGACCGGATCGCCGACACCCCGACCAATCCGCGCACCGAGCGGCCGCTGCGTGACGTGGTGATCGAGACCGTGGTGGTGGAGACCCGCGCGGAGTGAACCGGCCGGCGGATGAGCCGCCGCGTCCCGGTGCTGCGGACCACGGGCCCGCCCCGGGGCCGGGAACCCGGCGCCCCGCCCGTCCGTCTTGAGGGCAGGCGGCGCCGGACCGCCACGTACCACCGGAAGCCGGCGCGGACCCGCGGGCCGGCGGTGCCGGCGCGGCGGACGGGGAGGGGTGCGCGGGGCCGGGACGGACTCAACCGTCCGGGGCCGCCCGCGGGCAGGGCCACCGGCGGGGGACACTGGACGACGCGAGAACACCCACCGCGAGCGAGTACGGCATAGGGGAGACATGGAAGACCAGGCGGTCCGCTGCTACCGGCACCCGGACCGGGAGACCGGTATCAGCTGCACCCGCTGCGAGCGGCCCATCTGCCCGGAGTGCATGATCAGCGCCTCGGTCGGCTTCCAGTGCCCCGAGTGCGTCGGATCCGGCGGCCCGGCCCCGGCCGGTGCCTCGGCCGTGTCCGGTACGGTCCGCCGCATCCGCCCGGACGCGGCCCGGCCGCGCACCGTGACGGGCGGGGCGATCGCGTCCGACCCGCGGCTGGTGACCAAGGTCCTGTTGGGCATCAACGTGGCCCTGTGGATCGCGGTGCTCGTCGCCGGCGACCGGCTCCGCAACGACCTGGTGCTGGTCGGCAGGGCCTACGACCTGGGTGCGATGGAGGAGGTGGGCGTCGCCGACGGCGAGTGGTACCGGCTGCTCACCGCCGTCTTCCTGCACGAGGAGCCGATGCACATCGCCTTCAACATGCTCTCGCTGTGGTGGCTGGGGCCGCCGCTGGAGGCGGCGCTCGGCCGGGCCCGGTACCTGGCCCTGTACCTGCTGTCCGGTCTGGGCGGCAGCGCGCTGAGCTATCTGCTCGCGGAGGAGAGCCAGTCCTCGCTGGGCGCGTCCGGCGCGGTGTTCGGCCTGCTCGGGGCCACCGCCGTGCTGATGCGGCGGCTCAACTACGACATGCGGCCGGTCGCCATCCTGCTGGCGATCAACCTGGTGATCACCTTCTACTTCAGCAACATCGCCTGGCAGGCCCACATCGGCGGTCTGATCGCCGGGACGGCGGTGGCGTACGGCATGGTTCACGCGCCGCGCGAGCGCCGGGCGCTGGTGCAGTGGGGAACCTGCGGGCTGGTGCTGGCGGCGACCGTCGTGATGGTGGTCGTACGAACGGTTCAGCTCACCGGCTGATCAGTTGTCCACAGAGAATGACCGAAGTTGTGCACTCTGTGGAGAACCTCTGCAACATCGGGGAACGGTGTACGCGCATCCGGGTTTCCGCAGGACAGAGCGGAAGCGGAACGAGACGGCCGGTCTGTCCGACGAACAGACCGGCGTCAACCTCGCAGGGGTTATCCACAGATCGTCTGAAGTTTTCCCCGCCTGTGGATAACTCTGTGGACACCTCAGGGCTGAGGTGTCCGGGCGGGGGTCACTCCACCCCGGGAGCACGTCCCACCGTCGGTGTCACACCCGGCCGGCGGGGTCACTTCACCGGCCGGGGTCACCGTCGGGGGGTCACTTCACCGCCGGGGTCACGTCCGCCGGCGGGGTCACCGCCGGGGTCACGTCCGCCGGCGGGGTCACCGCCGGGGTCACTTCCACTGGGTGGAGACGACGAACCCCGCCGCGATGAAGCCGAAGCCGACCACGATGTTCCAGTTGCCGATCGACTCGATCGGGAGCTTGGTCTCGGTCACGTAGAAGAGGACGATCCAGGCCAGCCCGATCAGGAAGAGCGCCAGCATCAGCGGCGCCACCCACCGGCCGCCGCCGGCATGCAGGCTGATGCTGGTGGCCTGCCTGGCCGTGCTGGACGACGGCGGCGTGTAATCGTCCTTCTTGCGGATCCGTGACTTCGGCACGAGGAACACTCCTGTCGATGCGCTGCGTGACCGCGCGGAATCTGTACGGCTGGGCCGGCGGGACCGGGGCCGGACGTGTGACGAGGCAGCACCACCATCCCCCGGGGTGTCCGTTAGCGTAGTGCTTCCGTGGCGTCGTAAGGAGTAAGGGTACGTTGAGCAATTCTGCTGACTCCCCCGACCCGGCTCCCCGCCGGCCCTTCCTCCGTCCGGGCCGGTTCTCCTTCCGTCCGGTCCGACTGCTCACGGTGGCCGTCTTCGCCCTCGCCGGACTCATCTTCTGGGTGAGTTTCGACACCGCCAAGGGCACCGATCTGCGCAGCGACGAATCGATGCTGCGGCTCTCCGACCTGATCCAGGAGCGCAGCCGCAAGAACGAGAAGCTCGACCGGAGCACCGCCAAGGTGCGCTCGGAGGTCGACCGGCTCGCCCGCCGCGACGACGGCTCCACCGCGGCCCAGGACGCCGAGCTGACGGCGCTGGAGAAGGCGGCCGGCACCCGCCCGGTGCGGGGGCCCGGGCTGACCGTGACCCTCACCGACGCACCGCCGGACGCCACCGCGCGGGTGCCCGGGGTGCCCGAGCCGCAGCCCAACGACCTCGTCATCCACCAGCAGGACCTGCAGGCCGTGGTGAACGCGCTCTGGGCGGGCGGGGCGAAGGGCATCAAGGTGATGGATCAGCGGCTGATCTCCACCAGCGCGGTCCGCTGCGTCGGCAACACCCTGATCCTCCAGGGCCGGCTGTACTCCCCGCCGTACACGGTGACCGCGGTCGGCGACCGGTCCTCGCTGCGGCGGGCCCTGGACGCCTCGCCCGCCATCGGCAACTACAAGGAGTACGTCCGGGCGTACGGCCTCGGCTGGGACGTCGACGAACACGGGTCGGTCCAGCTGCCCGGCTACTCGGGCACCGTGGACCTGCGGCAGGCGCGCCCCGCCGGCTGACGGCACCCCCGCGCCGCCGGGCACCACCGGGTACGGCCGGTGCCGCCGGGCCGGCTTCCGGCGACTGGGCCTGCGCCGTCGCCGCGTCCCCTTACTCTGGTGCAGCAGCGATGGGAAGGGACGTCATGTACGGGTGGATCTGGCGGCATCTGCCGGGCAACGCATGGGTGCGGGCACTGATCTCGGTGCTGCTGGTGCTGGGCATCGTCTACGTGCTCTTCCAGTACGTCTTCCCGTGGGCCGAGCCGTTGCTGCCGTTCAACGACGTGACGGTTGACAACGGAATGGCGGACAACCGATGAGCCCCGCGCGTGTGCTGGTCGTGGACAACTACGACAGCTTCGTCTTCAACCTGGTGCAGTACCTCTACCAGCTCGGCGCCGAGTGCGAGGTGCGGCGGAACGACGAGGTCGCCCTGGACCACGCCCAGGACGGGTTCGACGGGGTGCTGCTCTCCCCCGGGCCCGGCACCCCCGAGGAGGCCGGGGTGTGCGTCGAGATGGTGCGGCACTGCGCCGGCACCGGCGTGCCGGTCTTCGGGGTCTGCCTGGGGATGCAGTCCATGGCGGTGGCCTACGGCGGCGTGGTGGGCCGGGCGCCGGAGCTGCTGCACGGCAAGACCTCACCGGTGCTCCACGAGGGCGCGGGGGTCTTCCAGGGGCTGCCGTCCCCGTTCACCGCCACCCGCTACCACTCGCTCTCGGTGGAGCGGGACACGCTGCCGCCGGAGCTGGAGATCACCGCCTGGACCGAGACCGGCGAGCCCGGACGGATCATCCCGATGGGGCTGCGGCACCGCGATCTGATGGTGGAGGGCGTGCAGTTCCACCCCGAGTCGGTGCTCACCGAGTGGGGGCACCGGATGCTCGCCAACTGGCTGGCGATGTGCGGCGACGAGGGCGCCGTGGGCCGTTCGGAAGGGCTGGCGCCGGTGGTCGGCACGGCGGGCGGCAAGGCCGTCGGGTGACCTCGCGCCGCCCCGAGCGTGCGGACGCCCCGGACGGCACCGGCTTCCCGGGCGCCACGGACGGTGCCGGGGAGCCCGTCTCGTACGGCTTCGCCGCGTACGGGGACGAGGAGGCGTTCGCGGCGGCCGTCGAGCAGCTCGCCGACCCCCTGACCGACCCGTTGCCCCCACCGCGCGCCGCTCCGGTCTCGATGCCGCTGCCCCCGGCGGTCCCGCAGCCCGCCGGCC
It contains:
- a CDS encoding peptidylprolyl isomerase, producing MAEQLYATVKTTLGDIEIRLLPEYAPRTVENFVGLARGDKEWVHPATGCRTTERLYDGTVFHSVISGFMIQGGDPLGNGIGDPGYKFPDEFHPDLVFDRPYLVAMGNAGPDTNGSQFFITVAPTGWLTGRHTIFGEVTDAASRRVVDRIADTPTNPRTERPLRDVVIETVVVETRAE
- a CDS encoding rhomboid family intramembrane serine protease, producing the protein MEDQAVRCYRHPDRETGISCTRCERPICPECMISASVGFQCPECVGSGGPAPAGASAVSGTVRRIRPDAARPRTVTGGAIASDPRLVTKVLLGINVALWIAVLVAGDRLRNDLVLVGRAYDLGAMEEVGVADGEWYRLLTAVFLHEEPMHIAFNMLSLWWLGPPLEAALGRARYLALYLLSGLGGSALSYLLAEESQSSLGASGAVFGLLGATAVLMRRLNYDMRPVAILLAINLVITFYFSNIAWQAHIGGLIAGTAVAYGMVHAPRERRALVQWGTCGLVLAATVVMVVVRTVQLTG
- the crgA gene encoding cell division protein CrgA, translating into MPKSRIRKKDDYTPPSSSTARQATSISLHAGGGRWVAPLMLALFLIGLAWIVLFYVTETKLPIESIGNWNIVVGFGFIAAGFVVSTQWK
- a CDS encoding DUF881 domain-containing protein, which encodes MSNSADSPDPAPRRPFLRPGRFSFRPVRLLTVAVFALAGLIFWVSFDTAKGTDLRSDESMLRLSDLIQERSRKNEKLDRSTAKVRSEVDRLARRDDGSTAAQDAELTALEKAAGTRPVRGPGLTVTLTDAPPDATARVPGVPEPQPNDLVIHQQDLQAVVNALWAGGAKGIKVMDQRLISTSAVRCVGNTLILQGRLYSPPYTVTAVGDRSSLRRALDASPAIGNYKEYVRAYGLGWDVDEHGSVQLPGYSGTVDLRQARPAG
- a CDS encoding aminodeoxychorismate/anthranilate synthase component II, with the protein product MSPARVLVVDNYDSFVFNLVQYLYQLGAECEVRRNDEVALDHAQDGFDGVLLSPGPGTPEEAGVCVEMVRHCAGTGVPVFGVCLGMQSMAVAYGGVVGRAPELLHGKTSPVLHEGAGVFQGLPSPFTATRYHSLSVERDTLPPELEITAWTETGEPGRIIPMGLRHRDLMVEGVQFHPESVLTEWGHRMLANWLAMCGDEGAVGRSEGLAPVVGTAGGKAVG